The Diorhabda sublineata isolate icDioSubl1.1 chromosome 6, icDioSubl1.1, whole genome shotgun sequence genome includes a window with the following:
- the LOC130445576 gene encoding uncharacterized protein LOC130445576, protein MEETDMMHQTDADAMNTEEKAVMDKLNQIVEWWLKPCEQRGIDISDELNSIPDWRLLEMINQVQHNLIRVNAVKDQWANRTSQRKFDDIFTDNTYPFLPKLPKEYGKMVPASYFKSKKLADLLKDAYHNSLIYAAAVSMLAKEKYSNPAAEKVFHYMKFEIKQLICELYSFCEDSKVVVTSNVSASVVPQNLQGSSLDLTQQLIREHIIFKEYINFLQYLEQLLMYIKNHLFPAKRF, encoded by the exons ATGGAAGAAACGGATATGATGCATCAAACAGATGCGGATGCAATGAACACTGAAGAAAAGGCTGTAATGGACAAATTGAATCAGATTGTAGAATGGTGGTTGAAGCCGTGTGAACAAAGGGGCATCGATATTTCGGACGAATTAAATAGCATACCGGATTGGAGACTTCTTGAAATGATTAATCAAGTACAACATAACTTAATAAGAGTGAATGCAGTTAAAGATCAATgg GCTAATAGGACGTCCCAAAGAAAATTCGATGACATATTTACAGACAACACTTATCCTTTTTTACCAAAACTGCCAAAAGAGTACGGAAAAATGGTGCCTGCtagttattttaaaagtaaaaag ttaGCAGATCTGCTTAAAGATGCTTATCACAACTCTCTGATCTACGCAGCTGCTGTATCAATGCTCGCTAAGGAGAAGTATTCTAATCCGGCCGCAGAAAAAGTTTTCCATTAcatgaaattcgaaataaaacaGTTGATATGCGAACTATATTCGTTTTGCGAAGATTCTAAAGTCGTGGTTACATCTAACGTATCTGCATCCGTCGTACCGCAAAATCTACAGGGATCAAGTCTGGATTTAACTCAACAGCTAATCAGAGAACACATTATCTTCAAGGAGTACATAAATTTCTTGCAGTATTTGGAACAACTGTTAATGTATATTAAGAATCATTTATTTCCAGCTAAAAGATTCTAA
- the LOC130445336 gene encoding uncharacterized protein LOC130445336, producing the protein MGIEEWWNNPCQVESETESLSGTKPIEEWNVLPLMHQVYQLKQKAERNKSEWAMKTFQKPFDDLYNDVEYDWLPKTPKNMAESLEDGRKFDELQPENLVSQLYHDFLIYSTAITFLAYEETADPGEIFQIIQFELEVFLCTFQRFLKDINVNFPPQVHVDIIPEELNGTNLSSDEINNRNLIIYREYVKGLDYLIEVLEYIDHMHGVKIREKLTQKVEN; encoded by the exons ATGGGTATAGAAGAGTGGTGGAACAATCCTTGTCAGGTTGAGTCAGAAACAGAATCATTGTCTGGCACTAAGCCAATAGAAGAATGGAATGTACTTCCACTAATGCATCAAGTGTACCAGTTGAAACAAAAAGCAGAAAGAAATAAATCAGAATGG GCAATGAAAACATTCCAAAAACCCTTCGATGATTTATACAATGACGTGGAGTATGACTGGTTACCAAAGACTCCCAAAAATATGGCTGAAAGCTTAGAAGATGGACGCAAGTTCGATGAACTACAG cCTGAAAACTTGGTTAGTCAGCTTTATCAtgattttctcatatattcgacaGCCATTACTTTCCTAGCTTACGAAGAAACCGCAGATCCTGGCGAGATTTTTCAGATTATACAATTCGAATTGGAAGTCTTTTTATGTACGTTTCAAagatttttgaaagatataaaCGTGAATTTCCCACCTCAAGTTCACGTAGACATTATACCAGAAGAATTGAATGGTACTAATCTAAGCAGCGACGAGATAAATAACAGAAATTTGATCATATACAGGGAGTATGTGAAGGGTTTGGATTATTTGATCGAAGTGCTGGAATATATCGATCATATGCATGGCGTCAAAATCCGTGAAAAGCTTACACAGAAAGTAGAAAATTAG